In Bernardetia litoralis DSM 6794, the genomic window TTTTCTATCAATTTCATCTTTGGCTGATTGAATAGTTTGATAAGCATCATAATTTGAAAGGGCAATCGTGATATAAGCAGCCATACTTTCCAAAATACGATACTGACTACGAGAATACGCATTTTTGAGTGGACTTTGTACTGTAATTACACCCAATAATTTCTCTTCTTGAATCAATGGATAATAAATAATAGAATTTCGTTCTTCTACCAAAACACCACGTGTTTTTCCTTCCAAATACTGTGAGTATTCTTCATCAAAATCATTTATAAAAACAGGTTTTTTGTTTCTCGCACACCAAGTAGAAAGTCTATCATCCTGAATAGGAGTTTCTCTGTAAGGAAGAATTTCGCCATTTTTATAAAAATGACTAAATCCTATAGTTTCTTTTTCTGGATTGTAAGTTCCAATTCCGAATACAGTAGTATCCATCATTTCATCGACGTGCTTATAAACTGTATTTATAATTACTCCAATATCCAATGAAGCTGTAATATCTTGCCCAATATCACTCAACAAATTAATATCTTGATAGGCTTTTCGAAGCTCTCCTTGTTGTTCTTTTAGGTTATCATTTGCCTTTTCAATTTGTTCTTTTTGGCGTGTTACTTCTTCTTGCTGAGTAACAAGTTCCATATTTATTTTGGTAATTTCTCGTGTACGCTCAGAAACCTCTTTTTCTAGTTTTGTTTTTTGTTCTTCTATAAGAGTTCTATTGTCTTCATTTTTACGCTCTATTTCTGTGCGCAAATAATTTACACGGTCAGCAAGTCCTAAAGAAACAAATAAGCCCAAAAGAATGTCAGCTATTTGTGAGGCATGCATTGCAAAATAACTATTTGGTATAAAGTTTTCTTGTGCAAAAATAAAGATAAAAATACCACTAAAATAAACAATATTTGCAGCCAATAAAAAAGAAGCAGGGCGATGTTTGAATTTAATTACAATACCAATATTAACTATCAAAGCTGATGAAATTGTAAAAATTAATAAACCTATCATCAAATCCATCTTATGAAATCCTACAATGGAAAGTCCAAGGATAATTAAACATAGAATGGCTATACCAATAAAAAACTTATCCCAAAAAGGAGCTATTTTTTTTAGGTTGAGAAAACTTCTAAAGAATAAAGTATAGAAAAACCACAATAAAGATATAACAGGAACAACCAACAACCAATTTATAGCTGGGTTATTAGGAATAAAAAACTCTATTAGATACTCTTCAAAAATCATATTGAGAAAAGCTGCCATCAATAAAAGTCCTACATAATACAAATATCGTTTATCTCTAAAAAGAAAAGAAACAAACAAACTATTAAGAGCCAAAAGAACCATTGCTCCTAAATAAAAACCTTGATAATAACGACGTTCTTTGGATAACTCAATAGCACTAGCCAACCCTTCTACCGTAATATGTCTGAGTGCATTAAGCCCTTCTTTATTTTGTTTTGAAAATTTTGTACGATGCTCTATACGAAGAAAAAATGTTTTGGATTCGAATCTATTCAAAGGAATTACAAAACATGCAGAACGATCCATTTTTATACTTCTGCTATGAAGAGGATAAATGACTCCATCTTCAGCACGAAGATAGCTGATTCCATTAGAAGTAGGAGTATAAAGATAAGCTACCTCTACATCTTTGGCTTTTAGGAGATACATTCTATTAGAAGGAAACGTATTTTTTAATGTAAAACGAACCCAATAAACATCGATATTATCATCATAAATATCTTCTGTATCTCTATATAACTTAAAATCTTTTACTTTATTAGTTCTGCTTACATCATCAATTGTAAGCGTACCTTCTTTATCTGGCAATATAAATACATCTTTTCCAAGTGTATAAACTTTTGTGGAATCATCCAAATCAAAAACTTGAGCTTGGAGGAAAAAATTTGGTGCTAAATAGAGTGTAAAAAACAGCAATAAACCCAAAAGCTTCAAAAACAAATTGTTATTGAAGTCAAAATTGAAGGAAGGATAATATTGTCTAAAAAAATGGATCGGCAAAATGAGTTTATTTAGCCTTAAAAATAGTAATAATATTAAATAAAAAAGTATGATTCAAATACAATATTGATAGATACTTTTCTGATATATATGTTTTCTTATTCAAAATATGAACCATTAAAGTAGTATTTTTTAAATATATGCTCAAACTTATTTTAATAAGTTTTGTCAAATCTAGAAAATTATCACTCATTGGAAGATATTTATTATAAAGATACTCTTTTCTTTGAATGTCTAAATTTAAGAAAAAAATAAATCATTTTCTGTATTTTTTGTCATTATTTTTTCAATTTCTACCAACTCCTGATTTATTTCTATGAATCTAATCTTCTCGTTCTCATTTTAATACGGAATTTCTCTATCATGTGGATCTTTTTGTGGATATTTTAATCTTGTCTCCAGTTGAGCTTCAATTTCTGGAGTCAAAATATGCTCTAGTGCTTCGGCTGCTTCGTGTACGTGGTCAGGTGCAAGACGCACAAACTCAGTCAAATATAGCTCCCAAAGACGGTGTAATTTTACTAATCGTTTGGCTTTTGTATTTCCTAATTCTGTTAGATGCCAACCATCTTGAGCTTTTTTTATTAGCTTTTTATTAGTCAGTTTTTTTAATGAATTTCTCAGTAAAGTAGGTTTGAATTGTCTTTGAAGCCCAATATCTTCCAAAGATGAAATGGATTTGGTAGGGTCTTTTTCTACAATATGGTAAATGGCTTTTAGAATATTTTCTTCTAAAATCTGTTTTTTGTACAAATATTGTCGTCGTCTTCGTGCTACAATTCCCTTTTTGGGTGCAAAGAAAAACGAAAACATTGCAATCGCAGAAGCCACCAAAACAATCCAAGGTCCTGTCGGCATTTGAGTTTGAATATAAGAAACAAAAGCCCCTCCAATAGCTGCCAAAGCCCCAAAACCAGCAGCAATAAAAAGCATATAATGAAGTTTATCTGTCCAAAAACGAGCAGCAGCAGCAGGCGTAACGAGCATCGCAGCCATCAAAACCACTCCCACAGATTGAATGCCAACAACCACAGCCAAAACGGTAAGTGTTGTGAGTAAAATTTCAATAGCAGTAATAGGAAGACCAATCGTTTGGGCAAAACTTTTATGAAAAATAACAATGATAAATTCTTTATAAAAAAGACCTACTAAAAGCAACATCAAAGCAGCTAAACCACCAAAAATCCAAACATCAGTTCCAACAAGTGCAGCAGCTTTTCCAAACAAAAAACTCTCTAGACCAGACTGTGAAGCATTTCCAGATTGTTGAATATAAGTAAGTAACATTACTCCAAAACCAAAAAAAACAGACAAAATAAGTGCAACAGCTGTATCTTCTTTGAGTTTGCTATATCGTGTAATCAAGTTCATACAAACAATAGAAAGCCAACCCGAAATAAAAGCTCCTACAATTAAAAAAAGAGGGTTTTTAGTTCCTGCCAATAAAAAAGCACCACAAACTCCAGGTAAAACAGAATGTGCCACTGCATCACCAACCAAAGCACGCTTTTGTAAAAAAGTAAAACAACCTACAATAGCTGAACTTGCTCCCAAAAGTATCGAACCCAAAACTACATATCTTGTATTTGGTTCTGTCAATAATAAAAAGTCTATTATTTTGTCCATAATCTTTTTGTAAGGAAAAAACCTTTTATTTTCCTTGTAAAATAATTGAAAATAGTGTGTTTAACTCAACAAAGTTAGAAAAATCTAACTTTAATGTTAGGTTTTTGAATGTAAAAAAAATATTATTTTTAAAAAATCAAGATTAACAAATTATAATTTTGCATTAAGATAAAATTTTGTATTTTACGTAAGGTTTATTTATTTTTATCTAATTTCTATCTGTCTTTATGTTTATTAAAATAATCTTATTATTCTTGCTTCAAATTGTGTTTTTTTGTTTTATATCAATTTCATTTTCTCAAAATTTTGCTCAGAATAAAAGTTTTATCTTAGAAAATCCTCCTCATAATTCTGACTCTGAAAATAATAAATTGACCTCTTCTTTTCATTTACATTGTATTGATAGCTCACAACATTGCACTGTTATAGATAGCTTAGAATTTATTTATGGACAAAATAAACAAATTCCAGAAAAATATAAATTAGCTATTCTTATTGCACTTTCTTATTATCCTGAACTCATCGAAACACCTATTACTTTCAAAGAGTCTTTTATCAAAACAACACTCAATGCTCGTCCTACAATCAGTTCATTGTGTTTGAAAAATAAATCTAAAAGAAGTTATGTAGTTCGAATTAATAATAGCCAAAAAGAAGGAATGATAACCATTGATGAAGTTCCTTTTAATGCAAGTATTGGTATTTTTGCACACGAATTTAGTCATTTTGTAGATTATCAAAATCGCAATTTTAGAGGAGTT contains:
- a CDS encoding 7TM diverse intracellular signaling domain-containing protein, which encodes MPIHFFRQYYPSFNFDFNNNLFLKLLGLLLFFTLYLAPNFFLQAQVFDLDDSTKVYTLGKDVFILPDKEGTLTIDDVSRTNKVKDFKLYRDTEDIYDDNIDVYWVRFTLKNTFPSNRMYLLKAKDVEVAYLYTPTSNGISYLRAEDGVIYPLHSRSIKMDRSACFVIPLNRFESKTFFLRIEHRTKFSKQNKEGLNALRHITVEGLASAIELSKERRYYQGFYLGAMVLLALNSLFVSFLFRDKRYLYYVGLLLMAAFLNMIFEEYLIEFFIPNNPAINWLLVVPVISLLWFFYTLFFRSFLNLKKIAPFWDKFFIGIAILCLIILGLSIVGFHKMDLMIGLLIFTISSALIVNIGIVIKFKHRPASFLLAANIVYFSGIFIFIFAQENFIPNSYFAMHASQIADILLGLFVSLGLADRVNYLRTEIERKNEDNRTLIEEQKTKLEKEVSERTREITKINMELVTQQEEVTRQKEQIEKANDNLKEQQGELRKAYQDINLLSDIGQDITASLDIGVIINTVYKHVDEMMDTTVFGIGTYNPEKETIGFSHFYKNGEILPYRETPIQDDRLSTWCARNKKPVFINDFDEEYSQYLEGKTRGVLVEERNSIIYYPLIQEEKLLGVITVQSPLKNAYSRSQYRILESMAAYITIALSNYDAYQTIQSAKDEIDRKNLQITDSLRYARDIQGVILPGVRRFNRTFKDHFLLYKPKDFVSGDFFWIEEYENKTFVAVIDCTGHGVPGAFMSLIGTMQLNQIVSKTHEPSEILDHLHTGIKKALKQDIYNNDDGMDVCLCSIEHLEEINRYKVIFAGAKRPLYYVNENSLHQLKGTRKTIGGRAKNNKLFEQDEIWLNEGDALYLTTDGYVDQSSPRQKKIGTMQLLTWLEQINAQPMSKQGEFLKEELARHQQYVEQRDDITLLGIRL
- a CDS encoding metal ABC transporter permease — encoded protein: MDKIIDFLLLTEPNTRYVVLGSILLGASSAIVGCFTFLQKRALVGDAVAHSVLPGVCGAFLLAGTKNPLFLIVGAFISGWLSIVCMNLITRYSKLKEDTAVALILSVFFGFGVMLLTYIQQSGNASQSGLESFLFGKAAALVGTDVWIFGGLAALMLLLVGLFYKEFIIVIFHKSFAQTIGLPITAIEILLTTLTVLAVVVGIQSVGVVLMAAMLVTPAAAARFWTDKLHYMLFIAAGFGALAAIGGAFVSYIQTQMPTGPWIVLVASAIAMFSFFFAPKKGIVARRRRQYLYKKQILEENILKAIYHIVEKDPTKSISSLEDIGLQRQFKPTLLRNSLKKLTNKKLIKKAQDGWHLTELGNTKAKRLVKLHRLWELYLTEFVRLAPDHVHEAAEALEHILTPEIEAQLETRLKYPQKDPHDREIPY